A DNA window from Zingiber officinale cultivar Zhangliang chromosome 3A, Zo_v1.1, whole genome shotgun sequence contains the following coding sequences:
- the LOC122053831 gene encoding aluminum-activated malate transporter 10-like: MAGAWGRLVEFGVEVRSKVLAFAEKFWRMGADDPRKVIHGVKVGVALSLVSLFYYIRPINDKFGRNTMWAVMTVVVVFEYTVGGCLYKVINRGIATLSGGSLALAAHWMAAKSGPKAEPVILSALVFLFALAATFFRFMPTVKARFDYGITIFILTFSLVALSGSHVDDLTNLTVERISTVGIGIATTVCVCIFVCPVWSGQELHFLISRNLEKLAESLEGLVEDYFPINGDSMDRAEIASKRSHSYKCVLDSKSSEDSWASLARWEPAHGWFKFGHPWQQYSMVGVAMRHCAYCVETLHGCVNSETIKRPEFWEKHLRDVCMKLSSDSSKVLKELSSSVKTMKKSPSVNLLVLEMKNSVEELRISLSLLTEQLPFIQTRPAKSSELGNENSSFIDDRDVAVVLMPLTEAMALVTMTALLIEISTRIEGVVEAVATVAELACFKPIGNDESRSKVQAGEQELKPFHQV, from the exons ATGGCTGGGGCTTGGGGTCGACTGGTTGAGTTTGGAGTAGAAGTGAGATCGAAAGTGTTAGCGTTTGCTGAGAAATTTTGGAGGATGGGTGCAGATGATCCGAGGAAGGTCATTCATGGTGTTAAAGTAGGGGTTGCTCTCTCGCTCGTCTCCCTTTTTTACTATATTCGCCCCATCAATGATAAATTCGGCAGAAACACCATGTGGGCGGTGATGACCGTCGTCGTGGTCTTCGAATACACTGTCG GTGGTTGCTTGTACAAGGTAATCAACAGAGGAATAGCCACGCTCAGCGGCGGCAGTCTTGCGCTGGCCGCCCACTGGATGGCAGCCAAGTCAGGGCCAAAGGCGGAGCCAGTAATTCTTAGTGCCTTAGTATTCCTTTTTG CTTTAGCTGCGACTTTTTTCCGATTCATGCCGACTGTAAAGGCACGGTTCGATTACGGCATCACCATATTCATCCTCACCTTTAGCTTGGTGGCCTTATCGGGCTCTCACGTCGATGATCTGACGAACTTAACAGTGGAACGCATATCGACTGTCGGCATTGGCATTGCTACCACAGTCTGTGTTTGCATTTTTGTCTGCCCTGTTTGGTCAGGCCAAGAGCTCCATTTTCTCATTTCTAGGAACTTGGAAAAACTTGCTGAGTCCTTAGAAG GACTAGTAGAAGATTACTTTCCTATAAACGGTGACAGCATGGACAGGGCAGAAATAGCTTCTAAGAGATCACATAGCTACAAGTGTGTTCTGGACTCGAAATCATCTGAGGATTCATGGGCGAGTTTGGCGAGGTGGGAACCGGCACATGGATGGTTTAAATTTGGGCACCCATGGCAGCAATATAGCATGGTGGGAGTTGCCATGAGGCATTGTGCCTACTGTGTAGAAACGTTGCATGGGTGCGTTAACTCAGAGACGATTAAG AGACCGGAATTCTGGGAGAAACATCTGAGAGACGTTTGCATGAAACTGAGCTCAGACTCGTCCAAGGTCTTAAAGGAACTGTCGAGTTCCGTGAAGACGATGAAGAAGTCTCCTAGTGTCAATTTATTGGTCTTGGAGATGAAAAATTCAGTGGAAGAGCTTCGGATTTCTTTGTCATTATTGACCGAGCAGTTGCCGTTTATACAGACAAGGCCAGCAAAGTCAAGTGAATTAGGGAACGAGAACAGCAGCTTCATCGACGACCGTGACGTGGCTGTTGTATTAATGCCTCTAACGGAAGCCATGGCACTTGTGACGATGACAGCGTTGCTCATCGAGATATCGACGAGGATCGAAGGAGTCGTCGAGGCGGTGGCTACCGTCGCAGAGCTTGCATGCTTTAAGCCAATCGGAAACGACGAGTCCCGTTCAAAAGTGCAGGCGGGAGAGCAAGAGTTGAAACCCTTTCATCAAGTCTGA
- the LOC122053832 gene encoding flap endonuclease 1-A-like, whose product FVWPISHLQGMFNRTIRLLEAGIEPVYVFDGQPPELKKQELAKRYLKRKDATNDLNTTIETGDLEGIEKYSKRTVKVTKQHNEDCKRLLRLMGVPTIEAPCEAEAQCAALCKSDKVFAVASENMDTLTFGVPRFLHHLMDPSSKKISVMEFDVSKVLEELRLTMDQFIDLCILSGCDYCDNIKGKLSYEILYIQQV is encoded by the exons TTTGTATGGCCGATAAGTCATTTGCAAGGGATGTTCAATCGAACTATCAGATTATTGGAAGCAGGTATCGAGCCAGT ATATGTATTTGACGGTCAACCTCCAGAGTTGAAGAAACAAGAACTTGCCAAAAG ataTTTAAAGAGGAAAGATGCAACTAACGATCTGAACACAACAATTGAG ACTGGTGATTTGGAGGGAATTGAAAAGTACAGCAAAAGGACTGTCAAG GTAACCAAGCAACATAATGAAGATTGTAAACGTCTCTTAAGACTAATGGGTGTGCCTACTATTG AAGCACCCTGTGAAGCAGAAGCTCAATGCGCAGCTCTTTGCAAAAGTGACAAG GTGTTTGCGGTTGCCTCAGAAAACATGGATACTTTAACTTTTGGGGTACCaaggtttctccatcatttaatGGATCCTAGTTCCAAAAAAATCTCTGTGATGGAATTTGACGTTTCAAAG GTTCTTGAAGAGCTAAGACTCACTATGGATCAGTTCATTGATTTGTGTATTCTCTCTGGATGTGATTATTGTGATAACATTAAAGGTAAACTTTCTTATGAGATATTGTACattcaacaagtttaa